A single region of the Penaeus monodon isolate SGIC_2016 chromosome 18, NSTDA_Pmon_1, whole genome shotgun sequence genome encodes:
- the LOC119584475 gene encoding uncharacterized protein LOC119584475 isoform X2 — protein MVKEANQLLSSPQLQPIILHVGLSSYAIHAIKNSRFAAISVLGEHGRLAVIFANIAEFFHKLDLFSLDDLSRALEDKLIKFCQNAENLQSPGPILSCQTTCKDTSKSRAVILYIHHGKKAILAEVPPPKTYLVEPARGDSQYARLLYMLRRGQIKGAKLQLEQDIPLTSKRRKKLLSLAIARGYTNIVEILLQRKTGVSDIHFKLAARYRRIHTARLLMKQKRQMKAEKANVLRTEAEDYGNNAIVQLATKHACKLPSKSNFQDKWNEIEAKYNKEWQRVTSKILKFNDVQCLREFIVDNINFIHYQDHKGLTPLHVAAEQGHELCVKELLEHGALPNARTNDLKTPADLENSQGHWRIVKIIERKIQVGDSGKSRKDVSKRYFRLLEAISKGGKIFANDTEEKAARVELVKTVTSLLATGTPLEFCGPFNNSALLLAISTNSTPLLPLLLAAGAPLTATTSGLGPLQLAWITPGVTPWVSVVVARAIRHKLRVEMDFSPENPMEQMLKSGISDLLQHLEGRKSWKAKFNSAKNNSEHLTQLLVTACKRGATTSAWWVWQAGGSPVSSIPSTSALHAALNPEQPHLDTARTLTIRMGCNPFLPGEDGSLLFDNMPLEFRKQLLQDSLVREYRCLYTEMAKARRHRNRKKIINLQRLVVLQILLYIQYEMHSEETSYPFLQDLLTCSELELTGNQEEELHDLNEEWITSFIRKLDADCEGKTTSDSLSEDEEDEFYQLSECLRLFSRRKRKGSEYNIKHDCLDLLYKKALTMCSKENLTAFLYLLVSVAGVHVNGEVDPICGTQALHHAALHGNLSIAMSLVCFGCSKEARDHGRNTPSHYAYMAGHTEVAQFLADGIENEVNNRELRPYDMFERYNTYLDQQSLTLVSSINEEQEIFNDSKTLIELHLHHLRETWEAKGGLIKTVKDTHVDFTKGESLEVKQAITKVAEDLISEIAKVNKIFEGDLVGVGSAADDARMFCPDEYDFNLVLRNISGHPGGGLKFELQNSPERVLFQKHIELSAERDELENLMDGSNFTDTFYNTAKDCLRNLRLADDRLIFISPGIKNTQVGINLCMVWMGQEFPLLMIDVDIVPTVEAPWPQQHPRPLLTPSDMNTVYLSNTTRKEWRFSFGVAENQIMKKLSDHQRRVFLGCKLLLSSLRVSWWVPKETKKQFTFWDKRVFRLSVPAGFVLKNVFFEELQDVQDEDLWTEDHLLDRMKSGFSRMCEGKSDPKCQMPRKVMAYFGGNTQLPSFALRAPDILAFLRSLDALPVQPNSKV, from the exons ATGGTTAAGGAGGCAAACCAG CTGCTCAGCTCGCCTCAACTGCAACCCATCATTCTTCACGTGGGCCTTTCAAGTTATGCTATACATGCTATAAAAAATTCACGGTTTGCGGCCATCTCAGTGCTCGGAGAACATGGTAGATTGGCAGTCATTTTCGCCAACATTGCTGAATTTTTCCATAAA CTGGACTTATTTAGTCTTGATGACTTATCAAGAGCTCTTGAAGATAAACTGATAAAGTTCTGCCAAAATGCAGAAAATCTGCAGTCCCCAGGTCCAATTTTGTCATGCCAGACAACTTGCAAAG ACACATCTAAAAGTAGAGCAGTCATCCTTTATATACACCATGGGAAGAAAGCCATACTTGCAGAAGTCCCGCCTCCTAAAACATACCTTGTTGAACCTGCCAGAGGGGATTCCCAATATGCTAGACTCCTGTACATGCTCAGAAGAGGACAAATTAAAGGCGCAAAACTTCAGCTCGAGCAAGACATTCCTCTAACTtctaaacgaagaaaaaaacttttgtctTTAGCAATTGCTAGGGGCTACACAAATATTGTTGAGATCCTCCTACAGAGAAAAACCGGTGTCTCAGATATCCATTTCAAACTGGCCGCAAGATACAGACGAATCCACACAGCAAGGCTGTTAATGAAACAGAAAAGACAAATGAAAGCAGAAAAAGCTAATGTACTTCGAACTGAAGCCGAGGACTATGGAAATAATGCCATTGTGCAACTGGCCACTAAACACGCCTGCAAACTTCCTTCCAAAAGCAACTTCCAAGACAAATGG AACGAAATTGAAGCCAAATACAACAAAGAATGGCAGAGGGTCACCAGTAAGATCTTGAAGTTTAACGATGTCCAGTGCTTGCGCGAATTCATCGTAGACAACATAAACTTCATTCACTACCAGGACCACAAAGGACTCACGCCGCTCCACGTGGCGGCTGAACAGGGTCACGAGCTCTGCGTGAAGGAGCTCCTGGAACACGGCGCCTTGCCCAATGCACGCACTAACGACCTCAAGACCCCAGCTGACCTCGAAAACTCCCAGGGCCACTGGAGGATAGTAAAGATCATAGAGAGAAAGATCCAAGTCGGGGACAGTGGAAAG AGTCGCAAAGACGTCTCCAAACGATACTTCCGTCTTCTGGAGGCAATATCCAAGGGTGGGAAAATCTTTGCAAATGATACAGAAGAAAAGGCAGCAAGAGTCGAGTTGGTGAAGACTGTGACATCACTGCTTGCAACCGGAACGCCTCTCGAATTTTGTGGACCCTTTAACAACAGTGCTCTCCTGCTCGCCATTTCCACCAACAGCACACCGCTTCTTCCCCTGCTGTTGGCTGCTGGGGCTCCTCTCACTGCTACCACCTCCGGTCTCGGACCCCTCCAACTGGCATGGATCACTCCAGGGGTAACACCTTGGGTCAGTGTAGTGGTGGCTAGG GCTATCCGGCATAAACTCAGAGTCGAAATGGACTTCTCTCCTGAAAATCCCATGGAACAGATGTTAAAGTCAGGCATAAGTGATCTGTTACAGCATCTGGAAGGAAGGAAATCCTGGAAAGCAAAGTTCAATAGTGCAAAGAACAACTCTGAACACCTTACCCAGTTGTTGGTTACAGCCTGCAAGCGTGGAGCCACTACCTCTGCCTGGTGGGTGTGGCAAGCAGGTGGCAGCCCTGTTTCATCCATCCCTTCCACCTCAGCCCTCCATGCAGCACTTAACCCTGAGCAGCCTCACTTGGATACGGCAAGAACGCTTACCATCCGCATGGGGTGCAATCCCTTCCTGCCAGGTGAAGATGGTTCACTCCTCTTCGACAACATGCCGTTGGAGTTTCGGAAGCAACTACTGCAG gATTCTCTTGTAAGGGAGTACCGGTGCCTGTACACGGAGATGGCAAAGGCACGGCgccacagaaacagaaaaaaaatcataaacctcCAGCGTCTTGTAGTTCTGCAGATTCTTCTTTACATTCAGTACGAAATGCACAGCGAAGAAACATCTTACCCTTTCCTGCAAGACCTGTTGACATGTAGCGAGTTGGAGCTAACGGGAAATCAAGAGGAAGAATTGCATGATTTAAATGAAGAATGGATTACAAGTTTTATCAGGAAACTTGATGCTGATTGTGAAGGTAAGACTACATCTGACTCACTCAgcgaggatgaagaggatgaatTCTATCAATTATCTGAATGCCTGAGGTTGTTCTCTAGAAGGAAACGCAAAGGCAGTGAATATAACATCAAACATGACTGCCTCGACCTTCTCTATAAAAAAGCACTGACAATGTGTAGTAAAGAAAATCTTACTGCATTCCTTTATTTGCTAGTCAGTGTGGCAGGGGTCCATGTAAATGGGGAAGTGGATCCTATATGTGGCACACAAGCTCTTCATCACGCAGCCCTGCATGGTAACCTGTCCATAGCAATGTCACTGGTCTGCTTTGGATGTTCTAAAGAAGCAAGAGATCATGGGAGAAACACGCCTTCGCACTATGCCTACATGGCTGGCCATACGGAAGTTGCACAATTTCTCGCAGATGGTATTGAAAATGAGGTAAATAACCGTGAGTTACGACCGTATGACATGTTTGAGCGTTACAACACCTACCTTGACCAGCAAAGTCTCACTCTTGTAAGTAGTATAAATGAGGAACAGGAAATATTTAATGACAGTAAAACACTAATTGAACTTCATCTTCACCATCTTCGAGAGACTTGGGAAGCCAAAGGGGGTCTCATCAAAACAGTTAAAGATACTCATGTGGATTTTACAAAGGGCGAATCTTTAGAAGTCAAACAAGCCATCACAAAAGTAGCCGAAGACCTCATTTCTGAAATTGCCAAAGTCAACAAGATCTTTGAGGGAGACCTTGTTGGTGTAGGGAGTGCTGCAGATGATGCTAGAATGTTCTGCCCTGACGAATATGACTTCAATCTTGTTTTAAGAAACATAAGTGGTCACCCGGGAGGAGGTCTCAAATTTGAGCTTCAGAATTCCCCTGAAAGGGTACTATTTCAGAAACACATAGAATTGTCAGCTGAAAGAGATGAACTCGAAAATCTTATGGATGGATCTAATTTCACTGATACGTTTTATAACACAGCAAAAGATTGCTTGAGAAACTTGAGGCTTGCTGATGACAGGCTCATCTTCATCTCTCCTGGGATCAAGAACACGCAGGTAGGTATTAATTTGTGCATGGTATGGATGGGCCAAGAGTTCCCTCTCTTGATGATAGACGTGGATATAGTTCCAACAGTAGAGGCACCTTGGCCCCAACAACACCCACggccccttctcactccctcagACATGAACACAGTTTATCTCAGCAACACAACTAGGAAAGAATGGAGATTTTCCTTCGGTGTTGCCGAAAACCAGATCATGAAAAAACTGAGTGATCATCAGAGAAGAGTGTTCTTGGGCTgtaaattacttttatcatcacttagGGTATCATGGTGGGTGCCAAAGGAGACCAAGAAACAGTTCACTTTTTGGGATAAACGAGTATTTCGACTCTCAGTTCCTGCAGGTTTTGTCTTGAAGAATGTGTTTTTCGAAGAACTTCAGGATGTGCAAGATGAAGATCTCTGGACAGAAGACCATCTTTTGGATAGAATGAAGTCCGGCTTCAGCCGCATGTGTGAAGGTAAGAGTGATCCTAAATGCCAAATGCCACGCAAGGTGATGGCCTATTTTGGAGGCAATACTCAGCTCCCGTCATTTGCACTCCGAGCCCCAGATATTCTAGCTTTCCTAAGGTCATTAGATGCTTTACCAGTCCAGCCCAATTCTAAAGTGTGA
- the LOC119584475 gene encoding uncharacterized protein LOC119584475 isoform X1 — protein sequence MVKEANQVFNGGGPWWSHVAFPASSPATNCLGPLDDIPVAYGYYKIALLLSSPQLQPIILHVGLSSYAIHAIKNSRFAAISVLGEHGRLAVIFANIAEFFHKLDLFSLDDLSRALEDKLIKFCQNAENLQSPGPILSCQTTCKDTSKSRAVILYIHHGKKAILAEVPPPKTYLVEPARGDSQYARLLYMLRRGQIKGAKLQLEQDIPLTSKRRKKLLSLAIARGYTNIVEILLQRKTGVSDIHFKLAARYRRIHTARLLMKQKRQMKAEKANVLRTEAEDYGNNAIVQLATKHACKLPSKSNFQDKWNEIEAKYNKEWQRVTSKILKFNDVQCLREFIVDNINFIHYQDHKGLTPLHVAAEQGHELCVKELLEHGALPNARTNDLKTPADLENSQGHWRIVKIIERKIQVGDSGKSRKDVSKRYFRLLEAISKGGKIFANDTEEKAARVELVKTVTSLLATGTPLEFCGPFNNSALLLAISTNSTPLLPLLLAAGAPLTATTSGLGPLQLAWITPGVTPWVSVVVARAIRHKLRVEMDFSPENPMEQMLKSGISDLLQHLEGRKSWKAKFNSAKNNSEHLTQLLVTACKRGATTSAWWVWQAGGSPVSSIPSTSALHAALNPEQPHLDTARTLTIRMGCNPFLPGEDGSLLFDNMPLEFRKQLLQDSLVREYRCLYTEMAKARRHRNRKKIINLQRLVVLQILLYIQYEMHSEETSYPFLQDLLTCSELELTGNQEEELHDLNEEWITSFIRKLDADCEGKTTSDSLSEDEEDEFYQLSECLRLFSRRKRKGSEYNIKHDCLDLLYKKALTMCSKENLTAFLYLLVSVAGVHVNGEVDPICGTQALHHAALHGNLSIAMSLVCFGCSKEARDHGRNTPSHYAYMAGHTEVAQFLADGIENEVNNRELRPYDMFERYNTYLDQQSLTLVSSINEEQEIFNDSKTLIELHLHHLRETWEAKGGLIKTVKDTHVDFTKGESLEVKQAITKVAEDLISEIAKVNKIFEGDLVGVGSAADDARMFCPDEYDFNLVLRNISGHPGGGLKFELQNSPERVLFQKHIELSAERDELENLMDGSNFTDTFYNTAKDCLRNLRLADDRLIFISPGIKNTQVGINLCMVWMGQEFPLLMIDVDIVPTVEAPWPQQHPRPLLTPSDMNTVYLSNTTRKEWRFSFGVAENQIMKKLSDHQRRVFLGCKLLLSSLRVSWWVPKETKKQFTFWDKRVFRLSVPAGFVLKNVFFEELQDVQDEDLWTEDHLLDRMKSGFSRMCEGKSDPKCQMPRKVMAYFGGNTQLPSFALRAPDILAFLRSLDALPVQPNSKV from the exons ATGGTTAAGGAGGCAAACCAG GTTTTCAACGGTGGTGGTCCCTGGTGGTCACACGTGGCGTTTCCAGCGTCCAGCCCTGCCACGAATTGCTTGGGACCCCTTGATGACATTCCGGTTGCTTATGGTTACTACAAAATCGCTCTC CTGCTCAGCTCGCCTCAACTGCAACCCATCATTCTTCACGTGGGCCTTTCAAGTTATGCTATACATGCTATAAAAAATTCACGGTTTGCGGCCATCTCAGTGCTCGGAGAACATGGTAGATTGGCAGTCATTTTCGCCAACATTGCTGAATTTTTCCATAAA CTGGACTTATTTAGTCTTGATGACTTATCAAGAGCTCTTGAAGATAAACTGATAAAGTTCTGCCAAAATGCAGAAAATCTGCAGTCCCCAGGTCCAATTTTGTCATGCCAGACAACTTGCAAAG ACACATCTAAAAGTAGAGCAGTCATCCTTTATATACACCATGGGAAGAAAGCCATACTTGCAGAAGTCCCGCCTCCTAAAACATACCTTGTTGAACCTGCCAGAGGGGATTCCCAATATGCTAGACTCCTGTACATGCTCAGAAGAGGACAAATTAAAGGCGCAAAACTTCAGCTCGAGCAAGACATTCCTCTAACTtctaaacgaagaaaaaaacttttgtctTTAGCAATTGCTAGGGGCTACACAAATATTGTTGAGATCCTCCTACAGAGAAAAACCGGTGTCTCAGATATCCATTTCAAACTGGCCGCAAGATACAGACGAATCCACACAGCAAGGCTGTTAATGAAACAGAAAAGACAAATGAAAGCAGAAAAAGCTAATGTACTTCGAACTGAAGCCGAGGACTATGGAAATAATGCCATTGTGCAACTGGCCACTAAACACGCCTGCAAACTTCCTTCCAAAAGCAACTTCCAAGACAAATGG AACGAAATTGAAGCCAAATACAACAAAGAATGGCAGAGGGTCACCAGTAAGATCTTGAAGTTTAACGATGTCCAGTGCTTGCGCGAATTCATCGTAGACAACATAAACTTCATTCACTACCAGGACCACAAAGGACTCACGCCGCTCCACGTGGCGGCTGAACAGGGTCACGAGCTCTGCGTGAAGGAGCTCCTGGAACACGGCGCCTTGCCCAATGCACGCACTAACGACCTCAAGACCCCAGCTGACCTCGAAAACTCCCAGGGCCACTGGAGGATAGTAAAGATCATAGAGAGAAAGATCCAAGTCGGGGACAGTGGAAAG AGTCGCAAAGACGTCTCCAAACGATACTTCCGTCTTCTGGAGGCAATATCCAAGGGTGGGAAAATCTTTGCAAATGATACAGAAGAAAAGGCAGCAAGAGTCGAGTTGGTGAAGACTGTGACATCACTGCTTGCAACCGGAACGCCTCTCGAATTTTGTGGACCCTTTAACAACAGTGCTCTCCTGCTCGCCATTTCCACCAACAGCACACCGCTTCTTCCCCTGCTGTTGGCTGCTGGGGCTCCTCTCACTGCTACCACCTCCGGTCTCGGACCCCTCCAACTGGCATGGATCACTCCAGGGGTAACACCTTGGGTCAGTGTAGTGGTGGCTAGG GCTATCCGGCATAAACTCAGAGTCGAAATGGACTTCTCTCCTGAAAATCCCATGGAACAGATGTTAAAGTCAGGCATAAGTGATCTGTTACAGCATCTGGAAGGAAGGAAATCCTGGAAAGCAAAGTTCAATAGTGCAAAGAACAACTCTGAACACCTTACCCAGTTGTTGGTTACAGCCTGCAAGCGTGGAGCCACTACCTCTGCCTGGTGGGTGTGGCAAGCAGGTGGCAGCCCTGTTTCATCCATCCCTTCCACCTCAGCCCTCCATGCAGCACTTAACCCTGAGCAGCCTCACTTGGATACGGCAAGAACGCTTACCATCCGCATGGGGTGCAATCCCTTCCTGCCAGGTGAAGATGGTTCACTCCTCTTCGACAACATGCCGTTGGAGTTTCGGAAGCAACTACTGCAG gATTCTCTTGTAAGGGAGTACCGGTGCCTGTACACGGAGATGGCAAAGGCACGGCgccacagaaacagaaaaaaaatcataaacctcCAGCGTCTTGTAGTTCTGCAGATTCTTCTTTACATTCAGTACGAAATGCACAGCGAAGAAACATCTTACCCTTTCCTGCAAGACCTGTTGACATGTAGCGAGTTGGAGCTAACGGGAAATCAAGAGGAAGAATTGCATGATTTAAATGAAGAATGGATTACAAGTTTTATCAGGAAACTTGATGCTGATTGTGAAGGTAAGACTACATCTGACTCACTCAgcgaggatgaagaggatgaatTCTATCAATTATCTGAATGCCTGAGGTTGTTCTCTAGAAGGAAACGCAAAGGCAGTGAATATAACATCAAACATGACTGCCTCGACCTTCTCTATAAAAAAGCACTGACAATGTGTAGTAAAGAAAATCTTACTGCATTCCTTTATTTGCTAGTCAGTGTGGCAGGGGTCCATGTAAATGGGGAAGTGGATCCTATATGTGGCACACAAGCTCTTCATCACGCAGCCCTGCATGGTAACCTGTCCATAGCAATGTCACTGGTCTGCTTTGGATGTTCTAAAGAAGCAAGAGATCATGGGAGAAACACGCCTTCGCACTATGCCTACATGGCTGGCCATACGGAAGTTGCACAATTTCTCGCAGATGGTATTGAAAATGAGGTAAATAACCGTGAGTTACGACCGTATGACATGTTTGAGCGTTACAACACCTACCTTGACCAGCAAAGTCTCACTCTTGTAAGTAGTATAAATGAGGAACAGGAAATATTTAATGACAGTAAAACACTAATTGAACTTCATCTTCACCATCTTCGAGAGACTTGGGAAGCCAAAGGGGGTCTCATCAAAACAGTTAAAGATACTCATGTGGATTTTACAAAGGGCGAATCTTTAGAAGTCAAACAAGCCATCACAAAAGTAGCCGAAGACCTCATTTCTGAAATTGCCAAAGTCAACAAGATCTTTGAGGGAGACCTTGTTGGTGTAGGGAGTGCTGCAGATGATGCTAGAATGTTCTGCCCTGACGAATATGACTTCAATCTTGTTTTAAGAAACATAAGTGGTCACCCGGGAGGAGGTCTCAAATTTGAGCTTCAGAATTCCCCTGAAAGGGTACTATTTCAGAAACACATAGAATTGTCAGCTGAAAGAGATGAACTCGAAAATCTTATGGATGGATCTAATTTCACTGATACGTTTTATAACACAGCAAAAGATTGCTTGAGAAACTTGAGGCTTGCTGATGACAGGCTCATCTTCATCTCTCCTGGGATCAAGAACACGCAGGTAGGTATTAATTTGTGCATGGTATGGATGGGCCAAGAGTTCCCTCTCTTGATGATAGACGTGGATATAGTTCCAACAGTAGAGGCACCTTGGCCCCAACAACACCCACggccccttctcactccctcagACATGAACACAGTTTATCTCAGCAACACAACTAGGAAAGAATGGAGATTTTCCTTCGGTGTTGCCGAAAACCAGATCATGAAAAAACTGAGTGATCATCAGAGAAGAGTGTTCTTGGGCTgtaaattacttttatcatcacttagGGTATCATGGTGGGTGCCAAAGGAGACCAAGAAACAGTTCACTTTTTGGGATAAACGAGTATTTCGACTCTCAGTTCCTGCAGGTTTTGTCTTGAAGAATGTGTTTTTCGAAGAACTTCAGGATGTGCAAGATGAAGATCTCTGGACAGAAGACCATCTTTTGGATAGAATGAAGTCCGGCTTCAGCCGCATGTGTGAAGGTAAGAGTGATCCTAAATGCCAAATGCCACGCAAGGTGATGGCCTATTTTGGAGGCAATACTCAGCTCCCGTCATTTGCACTCCGAGCCCCAGATATTCTAGCTTTCCTAAGGTCATTAGATGCTTTACCAGTCCAGCCCAATTCTAAAGTGTGA